A portion of the Bacillus thuringiensis genome contains these proteins:
- a CDS encoding response regulator transcription factor — MTHILVIEDNPDIQELIREFLMAQNFTVDVVGAGTEGILLFQKNSYDLVLLDVMLPDIDGYSICKIMRGQSDVPIIMLTGLHNEESEIKGFELGIDDYITKPFHYTVFIKRVEAVLRRAATKEAEAATILQFHELMLNSTAYAAYVHGNQIELTTKEFEIIYTLLQNRGKVLSRSDLLNKVWGYEHYGDVRVIDTHIKNLRKKLGITYIKTVKGIGYKIES; from the coding sequence ATGACGCATATACTGGTGATTGAAGACAACCCAGATATACAAGAACTTATTCGTGAATTTCTAATGGCACAAAACTTTACCGTTGATGTAGTTGGTGCTGGAACAGAAGGTATTCTTCTTTTCCAAAAAAATTCATATGATCTTGTCCTCCTCGATGTAATGTTACCAGATATAGATGGCTATAGTATTTGTAAAATTATGCGAGGACAATCTGATGTACCAATCATTATGTTAACAGGCTTACATAATGAAGAAAGTGAAATTAAAGGATTTGAGTTAGGTATTGATGACTATATTACGAAACCGTTCCATTACACTGTATTTATTAAGCGTGTAGAGGCTGTATTAAGAAGAGCAGCAACGAAGGAAGCAGAAGCTGCAACTATACTACAATTCCATGAATTGATGTTAAACTCTACAGCATATGCAGCTTATGTTCATGGTAATCAAATTGAATTGACAACAAAAGAATTTGAAATTATTTATACTTTACTGCAAAATCGAGGAAAAGTATTATCAAGAAGTGATTTGTTGAATAAGGTATGGGGCTATGAACATTATGGTGATGTAAGAGTTATAGATACACATATTAAAAACTTAAGAAAAAAATTAGGAATTACTTATATTAAAACGGTGAAAGGTATTGGCTACAAAATCGAATCGTAG